One window of the Manihot esculenta cultivar AM560-2 chromosome 14, M.esculenta_v8, whole genome shotgun sequence genome contains the following:
- the LOC110630669 gene encoding polyadenylate-binding protein 1 isoform X3 — MLVDYTCTPEEVQQHFQSCGTVNRVTILTDKFGQPKGFAYVEFVEVDAVQNALLLNESELHGRQLKVSAKRTNIPGMKQYRGRRPNPYGFRSRRPFMSASPFYPPYGYGRVPRFRRPMRYRPY, encoded by the exons ATGTTG GTAGACTATACTTGTACTCCTGAAGAAGTGCAGCAGCATTTTCAATCCTGTGGAACAGTGAACAGAGTGACAATTTTGACTGACAAGTTTGGTCAACCAAAAGGATTTGCTTATGTTGAATTTGTTGAGGTTGATGCTGTTCAAAATGCCCTTTTGTTAAATGAATCCGAACTGCATGGCCGTCAGTTAAAG GTCTCTGCTAAGAGAACCAACATTCCTGGAATGAAGCAATATCGTGGGAGGCGCCCCAACCCTTATGGGTTCAGATCCCGAAGACCATTCATGTCTGCGTCCCCCTTCTATCCCCCATATGGCTATGG AAGGGTTCCAAGGTTCAGGCGACCTATGCGTTACAGGCCATACTAA